GCCGCCCGCTGAAAAAATCGTTGTGGATAACCCACTTCCGCTGTAGTCACAGTTTAACGAAAGAAATCGCGATAAAAGCGATATTAGGCGAGGCGGCAGGATGGCGACAGCACCATTCCGGCAAGATACAGGCGAGTTGGCCTTCGATGAAATCATTCTCCAGCAAGGAGAACTGATTTCCGACCGACTCAATATCTTGCGTCAGGAACAATACCCCCCCGATGCCCAGAAGGGTCTGCGGCAGTTTTCTCTCGCCGAGGTGGCCTATTTCCTCGGCGTCACGCAGTCGACGATCAAGAAGCTGCATCTGGAGGGCAAAGGGCCGGAGCCACAAACCTCGGCCTCTGGGCGGCGATCCTATTCCGCAGCACAAATGCTCGAGCTGCGCGCCTATCTCGATGCCCATGGCCGTCCGGGCAAGCGGCGTTACCTGCCCCACCGCACCGAAGGCGAAGATCTGCATGTTATCTCCGTCGTCAACTTCAAGGGCGGCAGCGGCAAGACAACGACCGCTGCCCATCTGGCGCAGCACCTGGCGCTCAAGGGCCATCGCGTGCTGGCGGTCGATCTCGATCCCCAGGCCTCGCTCACCGCATTGCACGGGATTCAGCCTGAATTAGACTCTGTTTCCTCGCTCTATGAGACCCTGCGCTATGACGCGGAGCGCCAGCCGATCAGCGCAGTCATCCGCTCCACGAATTTCCCAAACCTCGATATTGTCCCGGCCAGCCTCGATCTTCAGGAGTACGAATACGACACGCCGGTGGCCCTCACGAGCCGTGACCCGTCCGAAGGCCGCGCCTTCTTCACCCGCATCTCAAAAGCGCTGGAGGAGGTCGAAGACCGCTACGACGTGGTGGTAATCGATTGCCCGCCCCAGCTTGGATATCTGACCCTAACCGCGCTGACAGCCTCGAGTTCGGTGCTGATCACCGTGCATCCCCAGATGCTCGACGTGATGTCGATGAGCCAGTTCCTCCTGATGCTGGGCGGTATCCTGCGCACCATCCGCGAAGCCGGGGCCGAGATGCGGCTCAAATGGTTCCGGTATCTCGTCACGCGGTTCGAACCCACCGATGGGCCGCAAAAGCAGATGGTCGGCTTCCTGCAGGCAATGTTTCCCAACCAGATGCTCGAAGCGCAGATGGTGAAATCGACGGCGATCTCGGATGCCGGGATCACCAAGCAGACGCTTTACGAGGTCGAGCGGGCGCAGTTCGTGCGGTCGACCTATGACCGCGCGATCACCTCTCTGAATGCCGTCAACGACGAGATCGCCGGTCTCGTGCATCAAGCCTGGGGGCGAGAAGGCCCATGAGTTTGACAGCCGTGCAGATGCGTTTTGACAGCCGTGCAGACAGGGGGCGCCGTGCGCCGGAAAGGAGGGCATCATGGCCAGAAAAGACCTGTTGAAATCCGTGATCGGGCAGCCGACCGACCCGCCGGTCGATGGGGGCCGCTCGAGCTATGCGATGCGGGGTGCTTCGAAGTCCATGAAGGTCTCGATCGACAGTCTCGCCGAAAACTCCAAACGCCTCCTCGAAGGCGAAACCATCGTCGAGATCGATCCCGCCCTGATCGATGCCTCCTTCGTCAATGACCGGCTCAGCGGTGATGACGAGGCCTTCGAGGAGTTGAAAGCCTCGATCGCATCAAGCGGGCAGGACACGCCGGTCCTGCTCAGGCCGCATCCGGAGGCCGCCAATCGCTACATGGTCGTCTTCGGGCATCGCCGGGTGCGTGTCGCGCGCGCGCTCGGACGGCCGGTCCGCGCCGTGGTCAAGGAGATGGACGATGTCGCCCATGTGCTGGCGCAGGGCCAGGAGAACACGGCCCGGGCCGATCTTTCCTTCATCGAGAAGGCGCTTTTTGCCAGGAACCTGCATGATCTCGGCCAGGCCAAGGAGGTGATCCAGCAGGCGCTGACCATCGACGGCACGCTCTTGTCGCGCATGCTGTCGGTCGCGGGGACCGTGCCGGGCCATGTCATCGCCGCGATCGGACCCGCCAAGCAGATCGGGCGCGACCGTTGGGAAGACTTCAAGAAGCTGATGGCGGTCAAAAGCAATGTCGCGGTGGCCGACCGTATCCTGGCCACGGAGGGGTTTGACCAGCTCGACAGCGACACAAAGTTCGAGATTCTGCACAGCAAGGTGACCGAGGCGGGCAGGGCACCCCGGCGCCGGGCGGCGAAAGCCACCCCGGCCAAGCGCACCTGGACCGCCGGAGAGGGTCGGATCAAGGGCGTCATCGGACGCGCGGGCCGCGCCTATACCATATCGCTGACATCCAAGGATTCCGCAGGCTTTGGAGAGTTTCTCTCGGAGAACCTCGACCAGCTCTATGCGGAGTATCTGTCTCAATCGGAGGAGACATCGACATCATGACCTGAGGCAAAAGAAAAGCCCCCAAGCCGATCCGGCCCGAGAGCTTATCCAAATAGATTAGACACCTTCTGGATACCGCTCCCGCGAATCACTGTCAACGAAAGAACGTCGTTTTGGCGCACGGGACTCTTTTGCCTCCACAAAACCGGAGGTGAGATACAGGCATGACACAGAGCGGTTGGCGCAAGCCGACGCCGGCTCTCGGGACCGCGGATCAGCTGGCCCGAGACGGCGAACAGATTTCCATTGCCAAGACACGCAGTGTTGTCGCGGCGAAACGTGTGGGGGCCCATATCGGGCTGAAAGCGGCGGATCTTCTGCTGCTCGATACGCTTGCGGCCTTTACCCAGCCCCAGGATTGGGAAGAGGGGCGACGACCCATCGTCTGGGCGTCGAACGCCTATCTGATGGAGCGGACCGGGTTTTCCCTGTCGACGCTCAAACGCCACGCCCGGCGCCTGGCGGAGGTCGGCGTGATCACTTTCCGGGACAGCCCGAATGGCAAACGCTGGGGCCGCCGCGATGCCGATGGTGTGATTGTCGAGGCCTACGGGTTCGATCTCGCCCCCTTGAGCGCCCGGGCCGCGGAGTTCGAGGCAGTGGCGGCCGATCTGGCGGCGGAGCGCGCGCTCTGTCAGCGTCTTCGGCGTCAGATCACAATTGCCCGGCGCAGTATCCGAGCGCGTCTCGAGGCGGCGCTGGAGCGCCAGGAACACGTGCCGGGGCTCCGGAGCCTGCAACAGGCCTTCGAGGCGCTTCTGGCATGCCTGCCGGGCCCGCGTGCGGGGGCCGACATGCTTCAGCGACTGGTTGATCGCTTCGCTGATCTGCTGTCGCGGGCCGAGAAGGTGTTTCTGCGGGAGGTAAAACCTGTGGGTCAAAGTACCGAGATGATCGAAGAAAGAAAAAATATGGACCCCAGGGAGGTCAGTTCCGGACCTCACATACCAATTACAAAACAACTTCATCCTGTAATTCGTAATTCCTCAGAAAATGAGGAAGCGGCAGCCGAACCGCCCGGACCGGCACAGCCAGCGCCTGTGGCACGGACAGCGTCGGACAGTGGGGCAGGGGAGGCGAACAAGCCGCAGGTCGGGATCGAATTGGGAACGATATTGCAAGCCTGCCCGGAATTTACCTCCTGGGGACGCAATCTGGGCGGCTACATCCGTGATTGGCGCGATTTCGTGCGGGTCGCCGGTGAATTGCGGCCAATGATCGGCATTTCAGAACATGCCTGGGTCGCCGCACAGGAGCAGATGGGCAAACCCGCCGCTGCGGCTGCATTTGCCTTGGTCTTCGAGAAGGTCCATTCAGGCGAGGTCAACTCGCCGGGCGGATATCTGCGGGGCATGGTCGAAAAGGCCGGGGCAGGGGAGCTGCATCTGGAGCGCAGTTTCTTCGGTCGGCTGAGTGAGATGGCGGCGTGAGACGGGGCTTCGCCTCTCGAAGTCCTTGCAAATCTTCCACGAGGTGGAATAAATGCAAGGTATGATCGTGCGCAATCACCTCAAACGGGTCGAAGACGCCCTCGATGCCCAGGCGGGGGTCGTCCTCCTCGGGCCGCGTCAGGTCGGCAAGACCACGCTCGCCCAGGACATCGCGGAGACCCGCGAGGCGATCTATCTCGACATGGAGCGGACCGCGGACCGGCGGATCCTCGAGGAGCCCGATCTCTATCTCGATGCGCAGATGGGCAAGCTGGTGGTGATTGACGAAGTGCAGCTGATGCCGGGGCTGTTTGGTGCCCTTCGGGGGCAGATCGACCGCCGTCGCCGGGCCGGGCACCGCACCGGGCAATTCCTGCTCCTGGGGTCGGCCTCCAATACGCTGTTGCAGCAAAGCGCAGAATCGCTGGCAGGCCGGGTCAGCTATCACGAACTGACGCCGTTCACGCTGGATGAAGTGGGGCAGGGGGCCTTGCAGGGGCTCTGGCTGCGCGGCGGCTTTCCCGACAGCTTTCTTGCCCAGTCGGACCGGGCCAGCCTGACCTGGCGCGAGGATTTCATTCGCACCTATCTCGAACGCGACATCCCGAGCTTCGGCCTGCGCATCCCGGCCGAAACCTTGCGGCGGTTCTGGACCATGCTGGCCCATGAGCAGGGCGGGCTCTTGAATGCGGCAAAGCTGGCGGCGGGGCTGGGTGTCTCCGGCCAAAGCGTCGCGCGCTATCTCGATCTGCTGGTGGACCTGATGCTGGTGCGACGGCTGCCGCCCTGGCACGCGAATACCGGCAAGCGGCTGGTGAAATCGCCCAAGGTCTACATCCGTGATGCGGGCCTGACCCACGCGCTCTTGGGGATCGAGACCGCGGAAGCGCTGCTCGGTCATCCGGTGGTCGGCGGCTCCTGGGAAGGTTTCTGCATTGAAAACCTGATTGCGGCGGCCCCGCGAGGCACGGAAGCCAGTTTCTATCGCTCCTCGGCCGGGGCCGAGATCGACCTGATCCTGAAATTGCCCGGCGGCGCGCTTTGGGCCATTGAGGTCAAACGCACGACCAGCCCCAAGGTCACCCGCGGGTTCCACATAGCTGCAGACGATCTCGACGTGGCGGAGCGGATTCTGGTCTATGCCGAGACCCGCGAGGTGCCGGGGCAGGGCGGTCTGCGTGCCATGCCGCTCTCGGCCGCAATCGACCGGCTGCGCGCGCTATAGGAGCGCGTCTCCGCCTGGGTTCCAGGCCAATCCGCGGCCCAAGCGCCGATGACACGGGGCTGATCAATCCTCGACCCGCCTGCCAGCTGCGCCTTCCGTCAGGTCCCCCGTGCGAGCAGGGGAGCGCGGGCGTGACAGACGCCGCCGCCAGCGCAATGGCCTGCCCGCGCCGGTCGCGGACGCTCCCCCGTGTTGACCATGCGCCGTCGGCTCACGGCGTCCGTCCTGCCTTTTCGCGTCCCGCACGAGGGACCTGCCGAAAGGAGGACATCATGGCAAAACGACCCGACATCTACACCCGCGTCACCGCGAAGATCATCGCCGATCTCGAAGCCGGGACCCAACCCTGGCACAAGCCCTGGAACACCGAGCATCTTGCGGGGCGGGTTTCCCGACCCTTGCGGCACAACGGGGTCGCCTATCGCGGTCTCAACATCGTCCTGCTCTGGATCGCCTCGGTCGCCAAAGGCTTCGCCGCGCCGACCTGGATGACCTATCGTCAGGCGTCAGAACTCGGCGGCCAGGTGCGCAAGGGCGCGAAGGGCGAGTTGGTCGTCTATGCAGACACCTTTCGCAAGACCGAAACCGACGCCGCCGGTCAGGATCGTGAAGTCGCGATCCCCTTCATGAAAGGCTACACGGTTTTCAACGTCGACCAGATCGAGGGCCTTCCCGAGGGGTTCTACGCCGTCCCGGAGCCGATACTCGACACAGTCGAGCGCGATGCAGCTGCAGACGCCTTCTTTGCCGCGACAGGGGCCGACATTCGTCACGGGGGAACCCAGGCCTATTACGCCGTTGAGCCGGACTACGTGCAGATGCCGTCCTTCGAGACTTTCCAAGACCCGGAGAGCTACTACGCAACACTCGGTCATGAGATCACCCACTGGACCCGCCATCCCGATCGCCTGGACCGGAGTTTCGGTCGAAAACGCTGGGGCGATGAAGGCTATGCGCAAGAGGAGCTTGTCGCGGAACTGGGCGCTGCGTTTCTGGCCGCCGATCTGGGATTGTCGCCGGAACCGCGCGCGGAGCATGCCGCCTATATCGATCATTGGCTTCGCGGTCTTCGGAGCGACACGCGATATATCTTCCAGGCCGCGGCCCATGCGCAGCGTGCAGTCGATTTTCTGCATGATCTGCAACCGGATCGGGACGAGGCCGTCGCTTAGGCGGTCGCAAGACAGACCTGCCTAAGGGTTCGCAGGTGACGGTTACGGACCTTCATCGCGCCAATAATCGGTGGCGGCAATGCGGGACTTAGTGAGCTTTCGCTGCGGCTGCGCCAAGGGCTGCTTTAACAATCATCTCTGGCTCAGAGCGTCCAACGCCAGATGAATAAGGCCGTGCTTTGGAGCATTAGCTGGCCAGGTTGCGAAGACATCAATAGCGCGTAACTTCCAATCGGGCAGAACGTAGCTCATTGATCCGGCTTCCACGTCTTCACTGGCCAGAAAATCTGGAACGATTGCAAGCCCCGCGCCCGCACGGGCCAGACGATAGAGCGCCTGGGCATCGTTTGCAAAGATGTGCGCTTCTGGTTTGATGGTTGCTTGAACGCCGCCAGATTTTCCAAACTCCAAGGGCACGTTTTGCGCAGGTGTCAGAGCCAGCCAATCCCAACCAATCAGGTCCTTTGGATCATCGGGGCCCGGTCGCAATGAGAGGTACTCAGCAGAGGCGACCAACTTACGCTCGACCGAAAAGAGTTTGCGTGAAGTCGCAGTGTTCTTCGCCTTCGGCCCCATTCGGATCGCAATATCAAAGCCGTCATCAATGAGCGCACGACGTGTGTCTGAGAAATCCAGAAATAGTTTGATCCGAGGGTATGTTCTGGAAAAGGCGGCGATTTGCTCTGTGAAATTCGATTGCGACAGGACAGAAGGAATGGTGACACGAAGCTCACCGCTTGGCGCACTTGCGGAAACAGACAAATCAACCAATTCGCCTTCGACGGCCTCCAGCATCTTGTGAGTCGCGGCCAGCAGCCTGTGACCCTCCGATGTCAGCGTCAGCTTTCGGGTCGAGCGATAGATCAATGCGACCCCAAGGATTTCTTCAAGCTGCGAGACGTGGTGGCTGACCACCGACGGTGACAGCCGAAGTTCCCGAGCCGCGCCTCGGAAAGATCCGTGATCAATCGTTTTGGCGAAGATGGCCATCTGGCGAAGTCGATCAATCATTATGTAAGTAATCCGAACGGTTAAATTTGTTTATCCCATCTTATGATTGTATCTGGATTTGTCCATCTTGGATGCACAGCGCTCGCAACCCCGTGAGGCATAGTCATTTATCGACCAGGAGACATATCTATGAACGCGTTCCGAACAACTCTCGCAGCGGCCTCACTTGGCCTCGCATCCATCGCAACGAGTGCCGCAGCCGACGACACAGCCACTGTGCAAGCTGTCTACAACCTGCTGAGCAATCCCGGTTCCGAGGCGCAAGTGGCCGCATTTCTCAGCGCAACCTCAGAGAACTGGGAGAGCATTGGCGACTACTCCGACGAGAATGAGGGTCGCGATGGCTTCGTCGGCCAGATGGGTTTCTTCAGCCAGCTCATTCCCGACCTCGACTGGTCCGTACAAGCCATGCATCAGGACGGTGATTTCGTGACCGTTCGCAGCCGTGCAACGGGAACGCCGACGGGCCCATTCCTTGGTGTTGATGGTGAAGGGCGCAGCTTTGACATCCTGACCATCGATATCCACGAGCTGGACGATGGCGTGATTATCCGCACCTATCACGTCGAAGACTGGGCCAGCGCCTTGCAGCAGCTTTCCGGCCAGTAATCATCACCCAAGATTGGATTATCCCTATGGATAGACGACAACTTCTCACCGCATCGGCAGCCGCCGCAACGGGGCTCGCCCTTTCTGCGCCAGCAAGCGCGCAAACTGCAGATGATGAGACCCAAGCATCTTTTGATACGGTCATGGCCTTCATGGGGGCCATGGGCGGCGGAGACATGGACAGCATGGGCGGGCTTATGGCGGATGACATGGTCTGGCAAAACGAAGGCGACCCCGACCTTCCATGGATCGGCACGTGGGAAGGCAAGGAGACGATCTTTGGTTTCCTCGGCACATTTTCGCAGAATGTTCAGGTGACTCATTGGGAAAACCAAGATGCCTTCGCCTCTGGTGATACCGTGGCCGTGTTTGGTCGGATGAAAATGTTGCTGACTGGATCAGGCGCAGAAACGGAGGAGTTCACCTTTGCTTTGCGGGCCAAGGTGCGCGACGGTCAGGTCGTGCTTTGGAACTGGTTCGAGGACACCTACGCTGTGAGCCAAGCCTTTCACGCGGCCTAAGTCACTCTCAATCAACGCTGCGGCCGGGATCATAAGGATTTAGATGTGACGACGTTTCCAAAACTGTGTTTGATATCGGCCGTCGCTTCCATGCTGGTTATGGTTGCGCCTGCACTCGCCCAAGACAGTGCCTTCCCAATGCGTGAAGCCCCTCGGCCTGAGACAACGAATG
This genomic stretch from Roseobacter litoralis Och 149 harbors:
- the repA gene encoding plasmid partitioning protein RepA; protein product: MATAPFRQDTGELAFDEIILQQGELISDRLNILRQEQYPPDAQKGLRQFSLAEVAYFLGVTQSTIKKLHLEGKGPEPQTSASGRRSYSAAQMLELRAYLDAHGRPGKRRYLPHRTEGEDLHVISVVNFKGGSGKTTTAAHLAQHLALKGHRVLAVDLDPQASLTALHGIQPELDSVSSLYETLRYDAERQPISAVIRSTNFPNLDIVPASLDLQEYEYDTPVALTSRDPSEGRAFFTRISKALEEVEDRYDVVVIDCPPQLGYLTLTALTASSSVLITVHPQMLDVMSMSQFLLMLGGILRTIREAGAEMRLKWFRYLVTRFEPTDGPQKQMVGFLQAMFPNQMLEAQMVKSTAISDAGITKQTLYEVERAQFVRSTYDRAITSLNAVNDEIAGLVHQAWGREGP
- the repB gene encoding plasmid partitioning protein RepB; translated protein: MARKDLLKSVIGQPTDPPVDGGRSSYAMRGASKSMKVSIDSLAENSKRLLEGETIVEIDPALIDASFVNDRLSGDDEAFEELKASIASSGQDTPVLLRPHPEAANRYMVVFGHRRVRVARALGRPVRAVVKEMDDVAHVLAQGQENTARADLSFIEKALFARNLHDLGQAKEVIQQALTIDGTLLSRMLSVAGTVPGHVIAAIGPAKQIGRDRWEDFKKLMAVKSNVAVADRILATEGFDQLDSDTKFEILHSKVTEAGRAPRRRAAKATPAKRTWTAGEGRIKGVIGRAGRAYTISLTSKDSAGFGEFLSENLDQLYAEYLSQSEETSTS
- the repC gene encoding plasmid replication protein RepC is translated as MTQSGWRKPTPALGTADQLARDGEQISIAKTRSVVAAKRVGAHIGLKAADLLLLDTLAAFTQPQDWEEGRRPIVWASNAYLMERTGFSLSTLKRHARRLAEVGVITFRDSPNGKRWGRRDADGVIVEAYGFDLAPLSARAAEFEAVAADLAAERALCQRLRRQITIARRSIRARLEAALERQEHVPGLRSLQQAFEALLACLPGPRAGADMLQRLVDRFADLLSRAEKVFLREVKPVGQSTEMIEERKNMDPREVSSGPHIPITKQLHPVIRNSSENEEAAAEPPGPAQPAPVARTASDSGAGEANKPQVGIELGTILQACPEFTSWGRNLGGYIRDWRDFVRVAGELRPMIGISEHAWVAAQEQMGKPAAAAAFALVFEKVHSGEVNSPGGYLRGMVEKAGAGELHLERSFFGRLSEMAA
- a CDS encoding ATP-binding protein; the protein is MIVRNHLKRVEDALDAQAGVVLLGPRQVGKTTLAQDIAETREAIYLDMERTADRRILEEPDLYLDAQMGKLVVIDEVQLMPGLFGALRGQIDRRRRAGHRTGQFLLLGSASNTLLQQSAESLAGRVSYHELTPFTLDEVGQGALQGLWLRGGFPDSFLAQSDRASLTWREDFIRTYLERDIPSFGLRIPAETLRRFWTMLAHEQGGLLNAAKLAAGLGVSGQSVARYLDLLVDLMLVRRLPPWHANTGKRLVKSPKVYIRDAGLTHALLGIETAEALLGHPVVGGSWEGFCIENLIAAAPRGTEASFYRSSAGAEIDLILKLPGGALWAIEVKRTTSPKVTRGFHIAADDLDVAERILVYAETREVPGQGGLRAMPLSAAIDRLRAL
- a CDS encoding ArdC family protein, which produces MAKRPDIYTRVTAKIIADLEAGTQPWHKPWNTEHLAGRVSRPLRHNGVAYRGLNIVLLWIASVAKGFAAPTWMTYRQASELGGQVRKGAKGELVVYADTFRKTETDAAGQDREVAIPFMKGYTVFNVDQIEGLPEGFYAVPEPILDTVERDAAADAFFAATGADIRHGGTQAYYAVEPDYVQMPSFETFQDPESYYATLGHEITHWTRHPDRLDRSFGRKRWGDEGYAQEELVAELGAAFLAADLGLSPEPRAEHAAYIDHWLRGLRSDTRYIFQAAAHAQRAVDFLHDLQPDRDEAVA
- a CDS encoding LysR family transcriptional regulator, translated to MIDRLRQMAIFAKTIDHGSFRGAARELRLSPSVVSHHVSQLEEILGVALIYRSTRKLTLTSEGHRLLAATHKMLEAVEGELVDLSVSASAPSGELRVTIPSVLSQSNFTEQIAAFSRTYPRIKLFLDFSDTRRALIDDGFDIAIRMGPKAKNTATSRKLFSVERKLVASAEYLSLRPGPDDPKDLIGWDWLALTPAQNVPLEFGKSGGVQATIKPEAHIFANDAQALYRLARAGAGLAIVPDFLASEDVEAGSMSYVLPDWKLRAIDVFATWPANAPKHGLIHLALDALSQR
- a CDS encoding ester cyclase — its product is MNAFRTTLAAASLGLASIATSAAADDTATVQAVYNLLSNPGSEAQVAAFLSATSENWESIGDYSDENEGRDGFVGQMGFFSQLIPDLDWSVQAMHQDGDFVTVRSRATGTPTGPFLGVDGEGRSFDILTIDIHELDDGVIIRTYHVEDWASALQQLSGQ
- a CDS encoding nuclear transport factor 2 family protein, encoding MDRRQLLTASAAAATGLALSAPASAQTADDETQASFDTVMAFMGAMGGGDMDSMGGLMADDMVWQNEGDPDLPWIGTWEGKETIFGFLGTFSQNVQVTHWENQDAFASGDTVAVFGRMKMLLTGSGAETEEFTFALRAKVRDGQVVLWNWFEDTYAVSQAFHAA